GAGCCAGGCTGGCGGTGGGCGGGGCCAAGGGCTGGCGAGGCAGGGCCCCACCGCAGCTCCAAGCAGACAAAACGGCACACCTGCTGTGGagggtccctccctcccagccccctctcgCTGCCTCGGCGCTCCCCTGGCCTCGTGGAAATGGCATGGTGGGGCCAGGAAGCCCAGCCAGGCCCGCTGTTATAAAGTGGAAGAGAGATGAAGACATTGTTTTCCccttgtaataaaagaaaaagtcccTCGACGGAAAGAAAAAGCACCAATGATGCATCGTCAGGCATTATATAAACCTCAATAATGACCTCAGAAGGGCTCATTATGATTAAAGTTGCAGTATACAGCCGTACAATGTCATTTCACATTTTCAATCGCAACTAATGGAAAACTAGGTTTGGACACTGctgagatttcatttttctttttccttttttgagtcCGATCTGGTTTTCCTCCAGATGGGTCAGAgccacaggcccctccctcctccacctgctGCTAGCAGTACCCTCCAACATCACAAAGCTGCTCAGTAGCTCTAAGGAAAGGCCCTCTTGCCCTGGGGAGGGCTCGGCGTCCAGGGGCGCAAGGCCTGGCATCCCCTGGCTGTGTCTGAGAGGGACTGGCATGCACCCTTTTTGCTTCAAGTATTAATATTCTCTTTCGGTTTGCAGGGTTTGTGCTGTGCTGTGTACTAGGGGGTGATGGTGAGGGGCGAGGGGCAAAGATGGGGCATGGCAATCCCTGTTCACTGCCCAAATCTACATGCTGCCACCAGGTGGCACCATTCCCCACGTTTCCTGGATGCCTGAGCAACTCCCAGCCATCCTTAGGGCTGGGTGCCACAATGTAAACACGATGACCACACAATAAACTCTAATGGGGGCGGGTAGGAGTGCAAGCACCGATGCAGTGTGGGGGGTCTGCCATCCAACTTAGCTACGTGATTTTGGGAAAGTCGTTTCCTGTCCTCGGGCTGCAGTAACAGGAAGGGATGGGATGGTGTGACCTATGAGGTCACTTTTAATGACCATCCCTTAGAGCACTGGGGATCAAGGAGGGAAGgtcatggggggtggggtggagctggggaaaTGCGGGCCCTGGTGGTGGTAGAGAGCCCGGCGGGGCAGTGCAGACAgtgaggaagggcagggagagacaggCGCTGGGGAGCGCTGTGGTCCAGTCCGACTGAGATGCTCTGTGCGCGGCAGATGCGCCCTGCACGCCTTCCTGGCCTGGCCGTCGTGATGCGGATCGAACTGGCTCAGTGCAGACGTCTGAGGAGTGAGGCCgctggggccctgccctggaaGACAGCTCCGCGGAAGGTCCTTTCACCCAAAAGTCActctacttttaaattttattttaaataatcataaattactttttttcttttaataaatatgtgctgcttaaaaatgagaaaagtatatACTGCATCTTTAAGTAATGCACTTTGCTCTCTGGGTTTCTTTCCATTCTACCTTATTAAAgtgcattaattaaaaaaataatgaaccacTTCTTTATCATTATTGTTCAAAGAAGTCCAAATAATATTAATATGAAGACACTAAACCACTACTATTAGTACTGCAATCTAGCAGATTAACTCAATATCCTGCTCTATATAATACTGTCCAGCAGAAGAAAATAACTAATTTCGATTTTAAACAAactcacaaacaaaacaaaaggaaacaaaatctcacCACGGCCCTTTAACAGAGAACACGAGCTGCCGGGCGTCAGTGTAGGGGAtggaggggatggaggagggctgggggggtccCAGGcaaggcctgggggtggggggcggggggcgggagggggcacTGAAGGCGTGAGACCTGGGCCCCTTGCTCACCTTCAGGCAACATGCACTTCCTgggcggggagcaggggtggagagagggcctTTCCCCCTCTGCAGAGAACACCAACCCTTAGCCCAGGACTCTGGCAGCTGAATCGTGGCTGTGAGGCCTGATCTGTCCGAAATCAAAGGCACGTGTGCAGACCCACTCCCAGCAAAGGGTGAGTCCTTGGGAAGCCGCTTCGGCTTCTTGGAGGGTCCCCTTGGAAACATCGACAATTGCAAGACCCAAAGTTGACAGGGACTTGATTCTCTCACTTCTATCTTTCCAGGGGCACTGCCCCTCGGGAAGACCAGGTCAGCTCCCGGCCCGGGCTTCTCCATCTTCTTGGGTAACTGCGGCATCGCTTGCAGGCTGGGGGGTGGCTGGTGGTGTCTGCTCCAGTCTGGCCCAAGGGGCCCAGCCCGGGTCCCCTCAGACCAGGAGTGGGGCGATGACCGCTTCTCCATAGTTCGCACGTGAGGCTTTCAAGTCCTGCCCAAGCGGGACAATGTACACAGAACGGCGGTCACCCAGCGGCCTGAGAGCCACCGTTTCTCCTGAAcgagcccctcctccctcctggggccGGGCTTCAGGTGTCTGGGACCTGGGGCTTCTCCAGCCCCCGGTGCCTCCGGCAAGTGCCGGGCTCTGGAACTGTCCACACAGCGGAAACCAAGTGAAATGACTCCGGGGACGCACGTCAAACACAACCGAACCGCCTCCCTGCGAGAGTGCCGCAGGGGAGGCCACCCATTACCCTCCCGTGAGGCCGACCGTCCCTAGGCCCCCAAACAACCcctaaaataagaacaaaacccAAGGCCCAACATAAAagcctaaaatcaataaacctccCCCAAAACATGCACAAGAACTGTGCACCCAGAAATGTCCACAATGAAGTCTGTGCAGACCGTGAGGAGGCCCCGTCTGCTCTGCTGACTGGGCCCGTGGGCCCCCACGGGCGCCGGGCAGCACGGGCTCTCTGCTCACGGTCAGTGACGGCTAAGAAAGGTGGTCCCTGCGGGCACCGGGGGAACTGCTTTTTCTTCAACGAGCGGACACTGACAGTGGCCTGGCCAGGGGCAGGTGGAGCTCATAGGACACGTGTCCAAGCCTCAAAGCCAGCGGTGTCTTCTGCCCGACCACCGGTGGTGGGTGGCGGTGATCCCTGGGCAACCAGCACAATTCACGATGACAGGTGAGGACGATACGAGGGCCACCTCTGGTGACGAGGTGCCAACAACAGGAACAGGGCTGCCCGAGGGCAGGGCACAGGAGGCCCCTTCGACCACATCTTTCCCAGGTCTGCAGCCATGGCCCCGCCCGGCTGGGGTTGCCCACGGGGCCTGTCCCCAGTGGCACCGAGCCCACCAGCGAAGCCACCACGGTGCACGCGTGGGGCTCCGCTGTCTCACCTCTgggcccaggcctcctgctgAAGGTGGGCCTCCGCTGGACCTTACCTTCCAGCTGGGGGACAGCCCGGAGGGGAGTATCCTTGAGGTCACCCCTTCTGCAGGGTTCAATgtagccctccccccacccccctcccgtTTTCCCTTCCCCTATTGTCTTTGCTCCACCCCCATCCACCCTCAGGCTGGAAGGACCCTTCCCCGTTAGTTAGTTCTTTTTTTCCAGGTAGTTGGAGGGCACCCAGCCTTTGAAGGGCCGCGCCCCGTCCAGGATCTGGCAGTACCACCAGCCGTTGGGGTTCCTCTCCAGGACCTCCATGGACACACCCTCCTGGAAGCCCGCCGTCTCCTCGTCCCCCTCATAGTCCGCGATCGAGACGTACACGTCTTTGAGATTGTTGTGGATGAACTGGGACTTCTCGATGGGCTTGGGGCGCACGGGGGACACAGGGATGCCATTGCGCTGCGTGGGCAGCAGAGGCgtgtctgagccctggctggcggccCGCTCGGGCAGGCGGCCCTTGGCCTCCGCGGCAGCGGAGCGGGCGGCGCTGAAGGAGGAGTTCCGGCGGACGCCTCGGAGGCCGTCGGTGGCTGTGAGCGACTCGTTCCTCCGAAGGGCGCAGGACAGGTTGTTGtccttggggggtggggacacgAACACCGACTGGGGCCGCACCGCCACCTGCCGAACGCCATTCCTCATTTTCACCACCCCGGCCCCCGGAGTCTTGCCGAAGCCCCCGGGGGGCTTGGAGGGGATGGGGGGCGTGGCCCGCTTGCTCTGGTTGACGGTGTTCAGCGCTTGCACCCGCCTCTCGATCTTCTCCAGGCTGTCTGACTTGCCCTCCTGCTTGCCCTTGGCGGCTACCGCGTCTGGCTCTTTGCCAGCGGGGTCCGGCGGCTCGTTCTCACCCGGCACCAAGTAATGGGAAGGGGCCCAGCCCTCCAGCTCCCCAAACCTCACATACCACCAGCCGCTCTCCAACTTCTCAAGCACCTGCACCTCCACGCCTGCGGGGAAACTGATCTCGGAGTCCTGGACCTTCTGGTAGGCGCTGCACGTGGTGTAGGAGGTGGCCTGCCCTTCCCGCCCCTTCTTGGTGGGACGTGGGGACGCGGCCGCCGGGAGGGGGATGATGTCAGCCGAGCCTCTCCTGGACCCCTCGTTGGGACCCTCGGAGGCCGCCTGGGGGGGCAGCTCTGAATCCTCACTCTTGGAGCCCTTGAGGCCCCCCCGGAGCTGGCCCGTGGGTCTCAGCTGGCGCCGCAAAGTGCTGATGTCCATCTTCTCTTGGCTGGGGGACTCCGCTCTGTTCAGGAACGGCTTGGGCCGGACCGACGGCTTGGCCCGGGCACAGGAGGTCAGTCCTGCCTTCAGGTCGGCGTCCCTCTTCGCCCCGACCTTGGGCGTGCCGCGGATGCCTGCATCCGAGGCGGAACGGGGCTTCAGGTCGCTGCTGTGCTTGGACaaggaggaggacgaggaggaggaggagcaggtggtGTTGATGGTGATGGACGAGGAGAAGGAGGCTGAGGAGTGGTTCTTCCCCAGCTCCGCCTGGGCGTTCTTCTCTGCCTTGAGCTTCAGGAGAGAGGAGGACTTGGGGGAGTCTGATTTGGGGGAGTTCTTCCTGGCAAGGGACAGCGGGGAGTCCCCCGGGGAGTCGCTGCCCCGGGAGGAACGTCCGGCGGACAGGGTGTCCTCTGCACACGGCCGGAAGCCCTCGTTCTCGTAGATGGTCTCCTCTTCCGGGGCCACGTCCTCCGAGGACCCGCCGACCTTGAAGCGGGCCCGCTGCAGCGAGGAGGCGGGCGAGGGCCTGCGGGGCTGGGCCGGCCGCTTGTCCCCCGAGCCTCTGTCCTCCGCGGGCTCCTCACTCAGCTCTGGCTCCGAGTCGAAGCCAAAGGCAGGGATGTCATACTCAGGCTCCTCATACTTGAGCTTCAGCGGGGAGCCCTGGCTCTCACTAGTGCCCGCCGGACCCTCCTCAGCCTCCTTGGGCTTGCTGGGGGGCGCCGGGGGGGGCACCTTGGGCCGGGTCAGTGTGCTCGTACGGCGGCTCAGGTTGGGCTTCTTGCGCTTGTCGATGTAGGACGCGGGGGCCCAGCCCTCCTTCTCACCGATCTGCACGTACCACCAGCCACCTGAGTTCTTGTCGATGACCTGGGGGAAGGGCAGACAGGCCAATGAGCGGGGAGGATTACTCGGGACCCTGTGATGTGCCAGGCTACGAGCTGCATATTCTGGCTCTGGGAGACGTtatctccatttacagatgagcaaTCTGAGTCAGTGGCCCAGGACCCTGTGCAGTAGGTGATGGGCTGGAATCAAACCCCGTTCTCTATCATCTCCTAAGTGGGGGGCTCCCACCATTCAAGTACCTCTCCCCAGTCCCTCCAAGCCTCTGTCAACACTCTGGTCGAGCTGGCCTCCTTTTTGACCACTGCTTCTGTCCCTAAGCTGCTGCACTCGTAAGATGCACTGTTCCCAGTCCCTACAGAACCCAACTTGCCGAGGACCCACGTGTATAAAAAAACTGCCATTCTACCATTCCACCACTCCcgtcctcctcccacctccaatATTACAAGGTCCTTCCCTGGTGACCCTGGAAAGGGTTTCTCAGGTCAGAAGAGAATGTGAAGATGCAGGTGAGCTGAACTGGGAGACGTGGCCTGACTGAGGCCAGAGCCTCCCTACACAGCCCTGCCCTATGTGCCCACTGCCTGGGGAATCCCACTAACTGAAAAGATTTCCTTGGGTTGAATGGTTTTCCCGTGGGACAGATGAGGGGGTGTCAGTCATTTCCATGTTAGTATAAACTAGTTCAAGGAGCTTCTCTCTTAATGGCGATGTGAGACTGGCTAAAGGCCAGGTGTGAAGTAACTGGTTGTGTTGGGGTTCATTTAGATTGAAGAACACAAAGGGAAGGTAGTCTTGTGTGGTGGACACCCCAGAGAAGGGgtcctggggagaggaggagaagcgTGAAAACAGTGGCCCTGGGGAACAGGGGCAAGGAAGAGAGGACAGAGACTGCCAAAGGCAAGCTCAGCCTAAGACCAGATCTCTGAGATTGCCATGgacaaaagaaagatttttctcATCCCTTGGGTACTCTATTCTTCTATCCTCCATCCTTGC
This Phyllostomus discolor isolate MPI-MPIP mPhyDis1 chromosome 5, mPhyDis1.pri.v3, whole genome shotgun sequence DNA region includes the following protein-coding sequences:
- the SH3PXD2A gene encoding SH3 and PX domain-containing protein 2A isoform X5; protein product: MQLLDKFPIEGGQKDPKQRIIPFLPGKILFRRSHIRDVAVRRLKPIDEYCRALVRLPPHISQCDEVFQFFEARPEDVNPPKEDYGSSKRKSVWLSSWAESPKKDVTGADTSAEPMILEQYVVVSNYKKQENSELSLQAGEVVDVIEKNESGWWFVSTSEEQGWVPATYLEAQNGTRDDSDINTSKTGEVSKRRKAHLRRLDRRWTLGGMVNRQHSREEKYVTVQPYTSQSKDEIGFEKGVTVEVIRKNLEGWWYIRYLGKEGWAPASYLKKAKEDLPARKKNLAGPVEIIGNIMEISNLLNKKASGDKETPPAEGEGPEAPVAKKEISLPILCNASNGSALAVPERTVSKLAQSSPAVARIAPQRAQISSPNLRTRPPPRRESSLGFQLPKPPEPPSVEVEYYTIAEFQSCISDGISFRGGQKAEVIDKNSGGWWYVQIGEKEGWAPASYIDKRKKPNLSRRTSTLTRPKVPPPAPPSKPKEAEEGPAGTSESQGSPLKLKYEEPEYDIPAFGFDSEPELSEEPAEDRGSGDKRPAQPRRPSPASSLQRARFKVGGSSEDVAPEEETIYENEGFRPCAEDTLSAGRSSRGSDSPGDSPLSLARKNSPKSDSPKSSSLLKLKAEKNAQAELGKNHSSASFSSSITINTTCSSSSSSSSLSKHSSDLKPRSASDAGIRGTPKVGAKRDADLKAGLTSCARAKPSVRPKPFLNRAESPSQEKMDISTLRRQLRPTGQLRGGLKGSKSEDSELPPQAASEGPNEGSRRGSADIIPLPAAASPRPTKKGREGQATSYTTCSAYQKVQDSEISFPAGVEVQVLEKLESGWWYVRFGELEGWAPSHYLVPGENEPPDPAGKEPDAVAAKGKQEGKSDSLEKIERRVQALNTVNQSKRATPPIPSKPPGGFGKTPGAGVVKMRNGVRQVAVRPQSVFVSPPPKDNNLSCALRRNESLTATDGLRGVRRNSSFSAARSAAAEAKGRLPERAASQGSDTPLLPTQRNGIPVSPVRPKPIEKSQFIHNNLKDVYVSIADYEGDEETAGFQEGVSMEVLERNPNGWWYCQILDGARPFKGWVPSNYLEKKN
- the SH3PXD2A gene encoding SH3 and PX domain-containing protein 2A isoform X1 — translated: MLAYCVQDATVVDVEKRRNPSKHYVYIINVTWSDSTSQTIYRRYSKFFDLQMQLLDKFPIEGGQKDPKQRIIPFLPGKILFRRSHIRDVAVRRLKPIDEYCRALVRLPPHISQCDEVFQFFEARPEDVNPPKEDYGSSKRKSVWLSSWAESPKKDVTGADTSAEPMILEQYVVVSNYKKQENSELSLQAGEVVDVIEKNESGWWFVSTSEEQGWVPATYLEAQNGTRDDSDINTSKTGEVSKRRKAHLRRLDRRWTLGGMVNRQHSREEKYVTVQPYTSQSKDEIGFEKGVTVEVIRKNLEGWWYIRYLGKEGWAPASYLKKAKEDLPARKKNLAGPVEIIGNIMEISNLLNKKASGDKETPPAEGEGPEAPVAKKEISLPILCNASNGSALAVPERTVSKLAQSSPAVARIAPQRAQISSPNLRTRPPPRRESSLGFQLPKPPEPPSVEVEYYTIAEFQSCISDGISFRGGQKAEVIDKNSGGWWYVQIGEKEGWAPASYIDKRKKPNLSRRTSTLTRPKVPPPAPPSKPKEAEEGPAGTSESQGSPLKLKYEEPEYDIPAFGFDSEPELSEEPAEDRGSGDKRPAQPRRPSPASSLQRARFKVGGSSEDVAPEEETIYENEGFRPCAEDTLSAGRSSRGSDSPGDSPLSLARKNSPKSDSPKSSSLLKLKAEKNAQAELGKNHSSASFSSSITINTTCSSSSSSSSLSKHSSDLKPRSASDAGIRGTPKVGAKRDADLKAGLTSCARAKPSVRPKPFLNRAESPSQEKMDISTLRRQLRPTGQLRGGLKGSKSEDSELPPQAASEGPNEGSRRGSADIIPLPAAASPRPTKKGREGQATSYTTCSAYQKVQDSEISFPAGVEVQVLEKLESGWWYVRFGELEGWAPSHYLVPGENEPPDPAGKEPDAVAAKGKQEGKSDSLEKIERRVQALNTVNQSKRATPPIPSKPPGGFGKTPGAGVVKMRNGVRQVAVRPQSVFVSPPPKDNNLSCALRRNESLTATDGLRGVRRNSSFSAARSAAAEAKGRLPERAASQGSDTPLLPTQRNGIPVSPVRPKPIEKSQFIHNNLKDVYVSIADYEGDEETAGFQEGVSMEVLERNPNGWWYCQILDGARPFKGWVPSNYLEKKN
- the SH3PXD2A gene encoding SH3 and PX domain-containing protein 2A isoform X3, with translation MLAYCVQDATVVDVEKRRNPSKHYVYIINVTWSDSTSQTIYRRYSKFFDLQMQLLDKFPIEGGQKDPKQRIIPFLPGKILFRRSHIRDVAVRRLKPIDEYCRALVRLPPHISQCDEVFQFFEARPEDVNPPKEDYGSSKRKSVWLSSWAESPKKDVTGADTSAEPMILEQYVVVSNYKKQENSELSLQAGEVVDVIEKNESGWWFVSTSEEQGWVPATYLEAQNGTRDDSDINTSKTGEEEKYVTVQPYTSQSKDEIGFEKGVTVEVIRKNLEGWWYIRYLGKEGWAPASYLKKAKEDLPARKKNLAGPVEIIGNIMEISNLLNKKASGDKETPPAEGEGPEAPVAKKEISLPILCNASNGSALAVPERTVSKLAQSSPAVARIAPQRAQISSPNLRTRPPPRRESSLGFQLPKPPEPPSVEVEYYTIAEFQSCISDGISFRGGQKAEVIDKNSGGWWYVQIGEKEGWAPASYIDKRKKPNLSRRTSTLTRPKVPPPAPPSKPKEAEEGPAGTSESQGSPLKLKYEEPEYDIPAFGFDSEPELSEEPAEDRGSGDKRPAQPRRPSPASSLQRARFKVGGSSEDVAPEEETIYENEGFRPCAEDTLSAGRSSRGSDSPGDSPLSLARKNSPKSDSPKSSSLLKLKAEKNAQAELGKNHSSASFSSSITINTTCSSSSSSSSLSKHSSDLKPRSASDAGIRGTPKVGAKRDADLKAGLTSCARAKPSVRPKPFLNRAESPSQEKMDISTLRRQLRPTGQLRGGLKGSKSEDSELPPQAASEGPNEGSRRGSADIIPLPAAASPRPTKKGREGQATSYTTCSAYQKVQDSEISFPAGVEVQVLEKLESGWWYVRFGELEGWAPSHYLVPGENEPPDPAGKEPDAVAAKGKQEGKSDSLEKIERRVQALNTVNQSKRATPPIPSKPPGGFGKTPGAGVVKMRNGVRQVAVRPQSVFVSPPPKDNNLSCALRRNESLTATDGLRGVRRNSSFSAARSAAAEAKGRLPERAASQGSDTPLLPTQRNGIPVSPVRPKPIEKSQFIHNNLKDVYVSIADYEGDEETAGFQEGVSMEVLERNPNGWWYCQILDGARPFKGWVPSNYLEKKN
- the SH3PXD2A gene encoding SH3 and PX domain-containing protein 2A isoform X4 produces the protein MEGRKTSGGGQMQLLDKFPIEGGQKDPKQRIIPFLPGKILFRRSHIRDVAVRRLKPIDEYCRALVRLPPHISQCDEVFQFFEARPEDVNPPKEDYGSSKRKSVWLSSWAESPKKDVTGADTSAEPMILEQYVVVSNYKKQENSELSLQAGEVVDVIEKNESGWWFVSTSEEQGWVPATYLEAQNGTRDDSDINTSKTGEVSKRRKAHLRRLDRRWTLGGMVNRQHSREEKYVTVQPYTSQSKDEIGFEKGVTVEVIRKNLEGWWYIRYLGKEGWAPASYLKKAKEDLPARKKNLAGPVEIIGNIMEISNLLNKKASGDKETPPAEGEGPEAPVAKKEISLPILCNASNGSALAVPERTVSKLAQSSPAVARIAPQRAQISSPNLRTRPPPRRESSLGFQLPKPPEPPSVEVEYYTIAEFQSCISDGISFRGGQKAEVIDKNSGGWWYVQIGEKEGWAPASYIDKRKKPNLSRRTSTLTRPKVPPPAPPSKPKEAEEGPAGTSESQGSPLKLKYEEPEYDIPAFGFDSEPELSEEPAEDRGSGDKRPAQPRRPSPASSLQRARFKVGGSSEDVAPEEETIYENEGFRPCAEDTLSAGRSSRGSDSPGDSPLSLARKNSPKSDSPKSSSLLKLKAEKNAQAELGKNHSSASFSSSITINTTCSSSSSSSSLSKHSSDLKPRSASDAGIRGTPKVGAKRDADLKAGLTSCARAKPSVRPKPFLNRAESPSQEKMDISTLRRQLRPTGQLRGGLKGSKSEDSELPPQAASEGPNEGSRRGSADIIPLPAAASPRPTKKGREGQATSYTTCSAYQKVQDSEISFPAGVEVQVLEKLESGWWYVRFGELEGWAPSHYLVPGENEPPDPAGKEPDAVAAKGKQEGKSDSLEKIERRVQALNTVNQSKRATPPIPSKPPGGFGKTPGAGVVKMRNGVRQVAVRPQSVFVSPPPKDNNLSCALRRNESLTATDGLRGVRRNSSFSAARSAAAEAKGRLPERAASQGSDTPLLPTQRNGIPVSPVRPKPIEKSQFIHNNLKDVYVSIADYEGDEETAGFQEGVSMEVLERNPNGWWYCQILDGARPFKGWVPSNYLEKKN
- the SH3PXD2A gene encoding SH3 and PX domain-containing protein 2A isoform X2, which translates into the protein MLAYCVQDATVVDVEKRRNPSKHYVYIINVTWSDSTSQTIYRRYSKFFDLQMQLLDKFPIEGGQKDPKQRIIPFLPGKILFRRSHIRDVAVRRLKPIDEYCRALVRLPPHISQCDEVFQFFEARPEDVNPPKEDYGSSKRKSGADTSAEPMILEQYVVVSNYKKQENSELSLQAGEVVDVIEKNESGWWFVSTSEEQGWVPATYLEAQNGTRDDSDINTSKTGEVSKRRKAHLRRLDRRWTLGGMVNRQHSREEKYVTVQPYTSQSKDEIGFEKGVTVEVIRKNLEGWWYIRYLGKEGWAPASYLKKAKEDLPARKKNLAGPVEIIGNIMEISNLLNKKASGDKETPPAEGEGPEAPVAKKEISLPILCNASNGSALAVPERTVSKLAQSSPAVARIAPQRAQISSPNLRTRPPPRRESSLGFQLPKPPEPPSVEVEYYTIAEFQSCISDGISFRGGQKAEVIDKNSGGWWYVQIGEKEGWAPASYIDKRKKPNLSRRTSTLTRPKVPPPAPPSKPKEAEEGPAGTSESQGSPLKLKYEEPEYDIPAFGFDSEPELSEEPAEDRGSGDKRPAQPRRPSPASSLQRARFKVGGSSEDVAPEEETIYENEGFRPCAEDTLSAGRSSRGSDSPGDSPLSLARKNSPKSDSPKSSSLLKLKAEKNAQAELGKNHSSASFSSSITINTTCSSSSSSSSLSKHSSDLKPRSASDAGIRGTPKVGAKRDADLKAGLTSCARAKPSVRPKPFLNRAESPSQEKMDISTLRRQLRPTGQLRGGLKGSKSEDSELPPQAASEGPNEGSRRGSADIIPLPAAASPRPTKKGREGQATSYTTCSAYQKVQDSEISFPAGVEVQVLEKLESGWWYVRFGELEGWAPSHYLVPGENEPPDPAGKEPDAVAAKGKQEGKSDSLEKIERRVQALNTVNQSKRATPPIPSKPPGGFGKTPGAGVVKMRNGVRQVAVRPQSVFVSPPPKDNNLSCALRRNESLTATDGLRGVRRNSSFSAARSAAAEAKGRLPERAASQGSDTPLLPTQRNGIPVSPVRPKPIEKSQFIHNNLKDVYVSIADYEGDEETAGFQEGVSMEVLERNPNGWWYCQILDGARPFKGWVPSNYLEKKN